In a genomic window of Suricata suricatta isolate VVHF042 chromosome 12, meerkat_22Aug2017_6uvM2_HiC, whole genome shotgun sequence:
- the GGT7 gene encoding glutathione hydrolase 7 isoform X2, producing the protein MAAENEASQESALGAYSPVDYMSITSFPRLPEDEPAPAAPLRGRKDEDAFLGDPDTDPDSFLKSARLQRLPSTSSEMGSQDGSPLRETRKDPFSAAAAECTCRQDGLTVIVTACLTFATGVTVALVMQIYFGDPQIFHQGAVVTDAAHCTSLGIEVLSKQGSSVDAAVAAALCLGIVAPHSSGLGGGGVMLVHDIRRNESHLIDFRESAPGALREEALQRSWETKPGLLVGVPGMVKGLHEAHQLYGRLPWSQVLAFAAAVAQDGFNVTHDLARALAEQPPPNASERFREIFLPLGHPPQPGSLLRRPDLATVLDVLGASGPAAFYAGGNLTLEMVAEAQHAGGVITEEDFSNYSALVENPVCGVYRGHLVLSPPPPHTGPALISALNILEGFNLTTLVSREQALHWVAETLKIALALASRLGDPVYDSTITESMDDMLSKVEATYLRGHINDSQAAPAPLLPVYELDGAPTAAQVLIMGPDDFIVAMVSSLNRPFGSGLITPSGILLNSQMLDFSWPNRTANHSAPSLENSVQPGKRPLSFLLPTVVRPAEGLCGTYLALGANGAARGLSGLTQVLLNVLTLNRNLSDSLAHGRLHPDLQSNLLQVDSEFTEEEIEFLEARGHHVEKVDVLSWVHGSRRTNNFIIGVKDPRSPDAAGATIL; encoded by the exons ATGGCGGCGGAGAACGAGGCCAGTCAGGAGAGCGCCCTGGGCGCTTACTCGCCCGTGGACTACATGAGCATCACCAGCTTCCCGAGGCTGCCGGAGGATGAGCCGGCGCCCGCGGCCCCTCTAAGGGGCCGCAAGGACGAGGACGCCTTCCTGGGAGACCCCGATACCG ACCCGGATTCCTTCTTGAAGTCGGCGCGGCTGCAGCGGCTGCCTTCCACGTCGTCGGAGATGGGCAGCCAGGACGGGTCGCCGCTGCGGGAGACACGCAAGGACCCGTTCTCTGCGGCAGCGGCCGAGTGCACCTGCCGCCAGGATGGGCTCACAGTCATCGTCACGGCCTGCCTCACTTTCGCCACGGGTGTCACTGTGGCGCTTGTCATGCAGATTTACTTCGGGGACCCTCAG ATCTTTCACCAGGGTGCGGTGGTGACTGATGCTGCCCATTGCACATCGCTGGGCATcgaagtgctcagtaaacaggGATCTTCCGTGGATGCCGCTGTGGCAGCAGCCCTGTGTTTGGGGATCGTGGCTCCACACAGTTCTGGCCTGGGCGG TGGCGGCGTGATGCTGGTACATGACATTCGACGAAATGAGAGCCACCTAATTGATTTCCGGGAGTCTGCACCAGGGGCCCTCAGGGAAGAGGCCCTGCAGAGATCCTGGGAAACCAAG CCTGGGCTCTTGGTGGGGGTCCCTGGAATGGTGAAGGGGCTACATGAAGCTCACCAGCTCTATGGCAG GCTGCCATGGTCCCAAGTCCTGGCCTTCGCAGCAGCTGTGGCCCAAGATGGCTTCAACGTGACCCATGATCTAG CCCGTGCCCTGGCCGAACAGCCTCCGCCCAATGCATCTGAGCGTTTCCGTGAGATATTCCTGCCATTGGGCCACCCGCCACAACCTGGCTCACTGCTGCGTCGGCCTGACCTGGCCACAGTGCTGGATGTGCTGGGCGCCTCTGGCCCCGCCGCCTTCTACGCAGGAGGCAACCTTACACTGGAGATGGTGGCTGAG GCTCAGCATGCAGGGGGTGTCATAACTGAGGAGGACTTCAGCAACTACAGTGCCCTCGTGGAGAATCCTGTGTGTGGCGTATACAGAG gcCACCTGGTTCTCAGTCCCCCACCCCCGCATACAGGGCCTGCCCTCATCAGTGCTCTCAACATCCTCGAAGGCTTCAATCTCACCACCCTGGTGTCCCGGGAGCAGGCTCTTCACTGGGTGGCAGAG ACCTTGAAGATTGCGTTAGCCCTGGCCAGCAGACTGGGAGATCCTGTCTACGATTCTACCATCACTGAGAGCATGGATGACATGCTCAG CAAGGTGGAAGCCACCTACCTCCGGGGCCACATCAATGACTCCCAGGCGGCTCCCGCTCCACTCCTGCCTGTCTATGAGCTAGACGGGGCTCCCACGGCTGCTCAGGTGCTGATCATGGGCCCTGATGACTTTATCGTGGCCATGGTCAG ctccctgaACCGGCCCTTTGGCAGTGGCCTCATCACTCCCTCGGGAATCCTGCTCAACAGCCAGATGCTAGACTTCTCCTGGCCCAACAGGACTGCTAACCACTCTGCTCCCAGCCTG GAGAATTCGGTGCAGCCAGGGAAGCGACCACTGTCTTTCCTGCTGCCCACTGTGGTCCGGCCGGCAGAGGGGCTCTGTGGGACCTACCTCGCACTGGGGGCCAATGGAGCTGCCCGGGGCCTCAGCGGCCTGACCCAG GTTTTGCTGAATGTCCTGACCTTGAACCGGAACCTGAGTGACAGCCTGGCCCATGGCCGTCTGCATCCAGACCTGCAGTCTAACCTCCTGCAGGTGGACA
- the GGT7 gene encoding glutathione hydrolase 7 isoform X3: MAAENEASQESALGAYSPVDYMSITSFPRLPEDEPAPAAPLRGRKDEDAFLGDPDTDPDSFLKSARLQRLPSTSSEMGSQDGSPLRETRKDPFSAAAAECTCRQDGLTVIVTACLTFATGVTVALVMQIYFGDPQIFHQGAVVTDAAHCTSLGIEVLSKQGSSVDAAVAAALCLGIVAPHSSGLGGGGVMLVHDIRRNESHLIDFRESAPGALREEALQRSWETKPGLLVGVPGMVKGLHEAHQLYGRLPWSQVLAFAAAVAQDGFNVTHDLARALAEQPPPNASERFREIFLPLGHPPQPGSLLRRPDLATVLDVLGASGPAAFYAGGNLTLEMVAETLKIALALASRLGDPVYDSTITESMDDMLSKVEATYLRGHINDSQAAPAPLLPVYELDGAPTAAQVLIMGPDDFIVAMVSSLNRPFGSGLITPSGILLNSQMLDFSWPNRTANHSAPSLENSVQPGKRPLSFLLPTVVRPAEGLCGTYLALGANGAARGLSGLTQVLLNVLTLNRNLSDSLAHGRLHPDLQSNLLQVDRGWFSGEFTEEEIEFLEARGHHVEKVDVLSWVHGSRRTNNFIIGVKDPRSPDAAGATIL, from the exons ATGGCGGCGGAGAACGAGGCCAGTCAGGAGAGCGCCCTGGGCGCTTACTCGCCCGTGGACTACATGAGCATCACCAGCTTCCCGAGGCTGCCGGAGGATGAGCCGGCGCCCGCGGCCCCTCTAAGGGGCCGCAAGGACGAGGACGCCTTCCTGGGAGACCCCGATACCG ACCCGGATTCCTTCTTGAAGTCGGCGCGGCTGCAGCGGCTGCCTTCCACGTCGTCGGAGATGGGCAGCCAGGACGGGTCGCCGCTGCGGGAGACACGCAAGGACCCGTTCTCTGCGGCAGCGGCCGAGTGCACCTGCCGCCAGGATGGGCTCACAGTCATCGTCACGGCCTGCCTCACTTTCGCCACGGGTGTCACTGTGGCGCTTGTCATGCAGATTTACTTCGGGGACCCTCAG ATCTTTCACCAGGGTGCGGTGGTGACTGATGCTGCCCATTGCACATCGCTGGGCATcgaagtgctcagtaaacaggGATCTTCCGTGGATGCCGCTGTGGCAGCAGCCCTGTGTTTGGGGATCGTGGCTCCACACAGTTCTGGCCTGGGCGG TGGCGGCGTGATGCTGGTACATGACATTCGACGAAATGAGAGCCACCTAATTGATTTCCGGGAGTCTGCACCAGGGGCCCTCAGGGAAGAGGCCCTGCAGAGATCCTGGGAAACCAAG CCTGGGCTCTTGGTGGGGGTCCCTGGAATGGTGAAGGGGCTACATGAAGCTCACCAGCTCTATGGCAG GCTGCCATGGTCCCAAGTCCTGGCCTTCGCAGCAGCTGTGGCCCAAGATGGCTTCAACGTGACCCATGATCTAG CCCGTGCCCTGGCCGAACAGCCTCCGCCCAATGCATCTGAGCGTTTCCGTGAGATATTCCTGCCATTGGGCCACCCGCCACAACCTGGCTCACTGCTGCGTCGGCCTGACCTGGCCACAGTGCTGGATGTGCTGGGCGCCTCTGGCCCCGCCGCCTTCTACGCAGGAGGCAACCTTACACTGGAGATGGTGGCTGAG ACCTTGAAGATTGCGTTAGCCCTGGCCAGCAGACTGGGAGATCCTGTCTACGATTCTACCATCACTGAGAGCATGGATGACATGCTCAG CAAGGTGGAAGCCACCTACCTCCGGGGCCACATCAATGACTCCCAGGCGGCTCCCGCTCCACTCCTGCCTGTCTATGAGCTAGACGGGGCTCCCACGGCTGCTCAGGTGCTGATCATGGGCCCTGATGACTTTATCGTGGCCATGGTCAG ctccctgaACCGGCCCTTTGGCAGTGGCCTCATCACTCCCTCGGGAATCCTGCTCAACAGCCAGATGCTAGACTTCTCCTGGCCCAACAGGACTGCTAACCACTCTGCTCCCAGCCTG GAGAATTCGGTGCAGCCAGGGAAGCGACCACTGTCTTTCCTGCTGCCCACTGTGGTCCGGCCGGCAGAGGGGCTCTGTGGGACCTACCTCGCACTGGGGGCCAATGGAGCTGCCCGGGGCCTCAGCGGCCTGACCCAG GTTTTGCTGAATGTCCTGACCTTGAACCGGAACCTGAGTGACAGCCTGGCCCATGGCCGTCTGCATCCAGACCTGCAGTCTAACCTCCTGCAGGTGGACA
- the GGT7 gene encoding glutathione hydrolase 7 isoform X1, whose product MAAENEASQESALGAYSPVDYMSITSFPRLPEDEPAPAAPLRGRKDEDAFLGDPDTDPDSFLKSARLQRLPSTSSEMGSQDGSPLRETRKDPFSAAAAECTCRQDGLTVIVTACLTFATGVTVALVMQIYFGDPQIFHQGAVVTDAAHCTSLGIEVLSKQGSSVDAAVAAALCLGIVAPHSSGLGGGGVMLVHDIRRNESHLIDFRESAPGALREEALQRSWETKPGLLVGVPGMVKGLHEAHQLYGRLPWSQVLAFAAAVAQDGFNVTHDLARALAEQPPPNASERFREIFLPLGHPPQPGSLLRRPDLATVLDVLGASGPAAFYAGGNLTLEMVAEAQHAGGVITEEDFSNYSALVENPVCGVYRGHLVLSPPPPHTGPALISALNILEGFNLTTLVSREQALHWVAETLKIALALASRLGDPVYDSTITESMDDMLSKVEATYLRGHINDSQAAPAPLLPVYELDGAPTAAQVLIMGPDDFIVAMVSSLNRPFGSGLITPSGILLNSQMLDFSWPNRTANHSAPSLENSVQPGKRPLSFLLPTVVRPAEGLCGTYLALGANGAARGLSGLTQVLLNVLTLNRNLSDSLAHGRLHPDLQSNLLQVDRGWFSGEFTEEEIEFLEARGHHVEKVDVLSWVHGSRRTNNFIIGVKDPRSPDAAGATIL is encoded by the exons ATGGCGGCGGAGAACGAGGCCAGTCAGGAGAGCGCCCTGGGCGCTTACTCGCCCGTGGACTACATGAGCATCACCAGCTTCCCGAGGCTGCCGGAGGATGAGCCGGCGCCCGCGGCCCCTCTAAGGGGCCGCAAGGACGAGGACGCCTTCCTGGGAGACCCCGATACCG ACCCGGATTCCTTCTTGAAGTCGGCGCGGCTGCAGCGGCTGCCTTCCACGTCGTCGGAGATGGGCAGCCAGGACGGGTCGCCGCTGCGGGAGACACGCAAGGACCCGTTCTCTGCGGCAGCGGCCGAGTGCACCTGCCGCCAGGATGGGCTCACAGTCATCGTCACGGCCTGCCTCACTTTCGCCACGGGTGTCACTGTGGCGCTTGTCATGCAGATTTACTTCGGGGACCCTCAG ATCTTTCACCAGGGTGCGGTGGTGACTGATGCTGCCCATTGCACATCGCTGGGCATcgaagtgctcagtaaacaggGATCTTCCGTGGATGCCGCTGTGGCAGCAGCCCTGTGTTTGGGGATCGTGGCTCCACACAGTTCTGGCCTGGGCGG TGGCGGCGTGATGCTGGTACATGACATTCGACGAAATGAGAGCCACCTAATTGATTTCCGGGAGTCTGCACCAGGGGCCCTCAGGGAAGAGGCCCTGCAGAGATCCTGGGAAACCAAG CCTGGGCTCTTGGTGGGGGTCCCTGGAATGGTGAAGGGGCTACATGAAGCTCACCAGCTCTATGGCAG GCTGCCATGGTCCCAAGTCCTGGCCTTCGCAGCAGCTGTGGCCCAAGATGGCTTCAACGTGACCCATGATCTAG CCCGTGCCCTGGCCGAACAGCCTCCGCCCAATGCATCTGAGCGTTTCCGTGAGATATTCCTGCCATTGGGCCACCCGCCACAACCTGGCTCACTGCTGCGTCGGCCTGACCTGGCCACAGTGCTGGATGTGCTGGGCGCCTCTGGCCCCGCCGCCTTCTACGCAGGAGGCAACCTTACACTGGAGATGGTGGCTGAG GCTCAGCATGCAGGGGGTGTCATAACTGAGGAGGACTTCAGCAACTACAGTGCCCTCGTGGAGAATCCTGTGTGTGGCGTATACAGAG gcCACCTGGTTCTCAGTCCCCCACCCCCGCATACAGGGCCTGCCCTCATCAGTGCTCTCAACATCCTCGAAGGCTTCAATCTCACCACCCTGGTGTCCCGGGAGCAGGCTCTTCACTGGGTGGCAGAG ACCTTGAAGATTGCGTTAGCCCTGGCCAGCAGACTGGGAGATCCTGTCTACGATTCTACCATCACTGAGAGCATGGATGACATGCTCAG CAAGGTGGAAGCCACCTACCTCCGGGGCCACATCAATGACTCCCAGGCGGCTCCCGCTCCACTCCTGCCTGTCTATGAGCTAGACGGGGCTCCCACGGCTGCTCAGGTGCTGATCATGGGCCCTGATGACTTTATCGTGGCCATGGTCAG ctccctgaACCGGCCCTTTGGCAGTGGCCTCATCACTCCCTCGGGAATCCTGCTCAACAGCCAGATGCTAGACTTCTCCTGGCCCAACAGGACTGCTAACCACTCTGCTCCCAGCCTG GAGAATTCGGTGCAGCCAGGGAAGCGACCACTGTCTTTCCTGCTGCCCACTGTGGTCCGGCCGGCAGAGGGGCTCTGTGGGACCTACCTCGCACTGGGGGCCAATGGAGCTGCCCGGGGCCTCAGCGGCCTGACCCAG GTTTTGCTGAATGTCCTGACCTTGAACCGGAACCTGAGTGACAGCCTGGCCCATGGCCGTCTGCATCCAGACCTGCAGTCTAACCTCCTGCAGGTGGACA
- the GGT7 gene encoding glutathione hydrolase 7 isoform X4 — protein MAAENEASQESALGAYSPVDYMSITSFPRLPEDEPAPAAPLRGRKDEDAFLGDPDTDPDSFLKSARLQRLPSTSSEMGSQDGSPLRETRKDPFSAAAAECTCRQDGLTVIVTACLTFATGVTVALVMQIYFGDPQIFHQGAVVTDAAHCTSLGIEVLSKQGSSVDAAVAAALCLGIVAPHSSGLGGGGVMLVHDIRRNESHLIDFRESAPGALREEALQRSWETKPGLLVGVPGMVKGLHEAHQLYGRLPWSQVLAFAAAVAQDGFNVTHDLARALAEQPPPNASERFREIFLPLGHPPQPGSLLRRPDLATVLDVLGASGPAAFYAGGNLTLEMVAEAQHAGGVITEEDFSNYSALVENPVCGVYRGHLVLSPPPPHTGPALISALNILEGFNLTTLVSREQALHWVAETLKIALALASRLGDPVYDSTITESMDDMLSKVEATYLRGHINDSQAAPAPLLPVYELDGAPTAAQVLIMGPDDFIVAMVSSLNRPFGSGLITPSGILLNSQMLDFSWPNRTANHSAPSLENSVQPGKRPLSFLLPTVVRPAEGLCGTYLALGANGAARGLSGLTQVLLNVLTLNRNLSDSLAHGRLHPDLQSNLLQVSSQRKRLSSWKPGVTMWRR, from the exons ATGGCGGCGGAGAACGAGGCCAGTCAGGAGAGCGCCCTGGGCGCTTACTCGCCCGTGGACTACATGAGCATCACCAGCTTCCCGAGGCTGCCGGAGGATGAGCCGGCGCCCGCGGCCCCTCTAAGGGGCCGCAAGGACGAGGACGCCTTCCTGGGAGACCCCGATACCG ACCCGGATTCCTTCTTGAAGTCGGCGCGGCTGCAGCGGCTGCCTTCCACGTCGTCGGAGATGGGCAGCCAGGACGGGTCGCCGCTGCGGGAGACACGCAAGGACCCGTTCTCTGCGGCAGCGGCCGAGTGCACCTGCCGCCAGGATGGGCTCACAGTCATCGTCACGGCCTGCCTCACTTTCGCCACGGGTGTCACTGTGGCGCTTGTCATGCAGATTTACTTCGGGGACCCTCAG ATCTTTCACCAGGGTGCGGTGGTGACTGATGCTGCCCATTGCACATCGCTGGGCATcgaagtgctcagtaaacaggGATCTTCCGTGGATGCCGCTGTGGCAGCAGCCCTGTGTTTGGGGATCGTGGCTCCACACAGTTCTGGCCTGGGCGG TGGCGGCGTGATGCTGGTACATGACATTCGACGAAATGAGAGCCACCTAATTGATTTCCGGGAGTCTGCACCAGGGGCCCTCAGGGAAGAGGCCCTGCAGAGATCCTGGGAAACCAAG CCTGGGCTCTTGGTGGGGGTCCCTGGAATGGTGAAGGGGCTACATGAAGCTCACCAGCTCTATGGCAG GCTGCCATGGTCCCAAGTCCTGGCCTTCGCAGCAGCTGTGGCCCAAGATGGCTTCAACGTGACCCATGATCTAG CCCGTGCCCTGGCCGAACAGCCTCCGCCCAATGCATCTGAGCGTTTCCGTGAGATATTCCTGCCATTGGGCCACCCGCCACAACCTGGCTCACTGCTGCGTCGGCCTGACCTGGCCACAGTGCTGGATGTGCTGGGCGCCTCTGGCCCCGCCGCCTTCTACGCAGGAGGCAACCTTACACTGGAGATGGTGGCTGAG GCTCAGCATGCAGGGGGTGTCATAACTGAGGAGGACTTCAGCAACTACAGTGCCCTCGTGGAGAATCCTGTGTGTGGCGTATACAGAG gcCACCTGGTTCTCAGTCCCCCACCCCCGCATACAGGGCCTGCCCTCATCAGTGCTCTCAACATCCTCGAAGGCTTCAATCTCACCACCCTGGTGTCCCGGGAGCAGGCTCTTCACTGGGTGGCAGAG ACCTTGAAGATTGCGTTAGCCCTGGCCAGCAGACTGGGAGATCCTGTCTACGATTCTACCATCACTGAGAGCATGGATGACATGCTCAG CAAGGTGGAAGCCACCTACCTCCGGGGCCACATCAATGACTCCCAGGCGGCTCCCGCTCCACTCCTGCCTGTCTATGAGCTAGACGGGGCTCCCACGGCTGCTCAGGTGCTGATCATGGGCCCTGATGACTTTATCGTGGCCATGGTCAG ctccctgaACCGGCCCTTTGGCAGTGGCCTCATCACTCCCTCGGGAATCCTGCTCAACAGCCAGATGCTAGACTTCTCCTGGCCCAACAGGACTGCTAACCACTCTGCTCCCAGCCTG GAGAATTCGGTGCAGCCAGGGAAGCGACCACTGTCTTTCCTGCTGCCCACTGTGGTCCGGCCGGCAGAGGGGCTCTGTGGGACCTACCTCGCACTGGGGGCCAATGGAGCTGCCCGGGGCCTCAGCGGCCTGACCCAG GTTTTGCTGAATGTCCTGACCTTGAACCGGAACCTGAGTGACAGCCTGGCCCATGGCCGTCTGCATCCAGACCTGCAGTCTAACCTCCTGCAG